One Streptomyces hundungensis DNA segment encodes these proteins:
- a CDS encoding Wzz/FepE/Etk N-terminal domain-containing protein, with protein MTTSTTSRSETAVPLLDLHALVAAVRRRRRLWCSMALIGLLLGAATAVLLKPPPTAVTTVLVAHESDQPNDPGTLIRTDVALLGTTRIAGAALGALNSPERAEDFLREYTATGLTNNLLLITVTGASQAQAVARAKALADAFVADHAQRIQAASDAEAKALLGQRDRMRDELAQVNKEIGTRTPGNDPRASASIESLFAHRAELSSRITDFDQRAAEARTGMPKLVAGTQIVDSPRAVPHSVPKAVLTDAAIGLVLGLVLGLALAAVGSVVADRPVLRREIAAHLGASVIAELPGRTGRRWRRGRARAAQERLTATVVRAVRGAGEPVSLLELGCARSAGLIAWNVAKALAVEGPVAVVDALPGPELAALGRESGGPAVVRAQDVADLPQRTRRLGVGSVAPGAAWLDLPHLGAQTVLVVRAGHAGAAWLHTVARQLTDQRIPVIGVVLIDPDPRDRTDGTLWDGLYTALRGHHERLVRRNGTGLPRAVRPAMPPVRVPDSDQEAR; from the coding sequence GTGACGACGAGCACGACGTCCCGGTCGGAGACGGCCGTTCCGCTTCTGGATCTGCACGCGCTGGTCGCGGCGGTCCGCAGGCGCCGCCGCCTGTGGTGCTCCATGGCACTGATCGGGCTGCTGCTCGGCGCGGCGACGGCGGTCCTGTTGAAGCCGCCGCCCACCGCGGTCACCACGGTGCTGGTCGCGCACGAGAGCGACCAGCCCAACGACCCCGGAACCCTGATCCGTACCGATGTCGCGCTCCTGGGAACCACCCGGATCGCCGGCGCGGCCCTGGGCGCGCTCAACTCCCCCGAACGCGCCGAGGACTTCCTGCGGGAGTACACGGCCACCGGCCTGACCAACAACCTGCTGCTCATCACCGTGACAGGCGCGAGCCAGGCGCAGGCGGTGGCCCGCGCCAAGGCGCTGGCGGACGCCTTCGTGGCGGACCACGCGCAGCGGATACAGGCGGCGTCCGACGCCGAGGCCAAAGCGCTGCTCGGGCAGCGTGACCGTATGCGGGACGAACTGGCCCAGGTCAACAAGGAGATCGGGACCCGGACGCCGGGCAACGACCCCAGGGCGTCGGCGAGCATCGAGTCGCTCTTCGCGCACCGGGCCGAACTCAGCTCCCGCATCACCGACTTCGATCAGCGGGCAGCGGAGGCCCGTACCGGCATGCCCAAGCTCGTCGCGGGCACGCAGATCGTGGACTCCCCGCGCGCGGTGCCGCATTCGGTGCCGAAGGCCGTGCTGACCGACGCCGCGATCGGACTCGTACTCGGGCTCGTCCTCGGCCTCGCGCTGGCGGCGGTCGGCTCGGTGGTCGCGGACCGTCCCGTGCTGCGCAGGGAGATCGCGGCGCACCTGGGTGCCTCGGTCATCGCCGAGCTGCCCGGCCGCACGGGCAGGCGGTGGCGGCGCGGACGGGCCCGGGCGGCCCAGGAGCGGTTGACCGCGACCGTGGTCCGTGCCGTGCGCGGCGCGGGGGAACCGGTCTCGCTCCTGGAACTGGGCTGTGCGCGCAGCGCCGGCCTGATCGCGTGGAACGTCGCCAAGGCGCTGGCGGTGGAAGGTCCGGTGGCCGTCGTCGACGCCCTGCCCGGACCTGAACTCGCCGCGTTGGGCCGGGAGTCGGGAGGTCCGGCCGTGGTGCGCGCCCAGGACGTGGCGGATCTGCCGCAGCGGACGCGCCGGCTCGGTGTCGGCTCGGTCGCGCCCGGCGCGGCATGGCTGGACCTGCCCCACCTCGGTGCGCAGACCGTGCTCGTGGTCCGCGCCGGGCACGCCGGCGCCGCATGGCTGCACACCGTGGCGCGGCAACTCACCGACCAGCGCATTCCGGTGATCGGTGTGGTGCTGATCGACCCCGATCCGCGGGACCGGACCGACGGCACGCTGTGGGACGGGCTGTACACGGCGCTGCGCGGCCATCACGAGCGGCTGGTGCGGCGGAACGGGACGGGGCTGCCGCGCGCGGTGCGGCCGGCGATGCCGCCCGTACGGGTCCCGGACAGCGATCAGGAGGCGCGCTAG
- a CDS encoding nucleotide sugar dehydrogenase: MRVSVFGLGYVGCVSAACLASMGHEVIGVDVNQVKVDLVNEGKAPVVEERIADLTAEVVRAGALRATRDVREAIRGSEISLICVGTPSEPNGSLCTTYLERVTEQIGAALAERGGRQTIVFRSTMLPGTCLNLLVPILEKYVGGTAGVSFGVAVNPEFLREGTSVRDFFDPPKTVIGELDPASGDAVAALYEGLPGEVFRVPIPTAEAIKYADNAFHGLKIGFANEVGAVCRALGVDSHQVMDVFLADRKLNISPAYLRPGFAFGGSCLPKDLRSFVHAARRADVSVPILAHVLPSNSDHLQRAVELVERTGKRRVGLFGLSFKPGTDDLRESPLVELAERLFGRGYDLRIYDANVSLSRLIGANREYIETRLPHLAQLLATSVDDVLDHAEVCLVGTRDPDVLAALPHGGPVLIDLVRVPDADARRAEPGYVGLAW, encoded by the coding sequence ATGAGGGTCAGTGTCTTCGGGCTCGGCTACGTGGGCTGCGTGTCGGCCGCGTGCCTGGCCAGCATGGGGCACGAGGTGATCGGGGTGGACGTGAACCAGGTCAAGGTCGACCTGGTCAACGAGGGCAAGGCCCCCGTCGTCGAGGAACGGATCGCCGATCTCACCGCCGAGGTGGTGCGGGCCGGGGCACTGCGCGCCACCCGCGACGTGCGGGAGGCGATCAGGGGCAGTGAGATATCGCTGATCTGTGTGGGCACGCCGTCGGAGCCCAACGGCAGCCTGTGCACGACCTACTTGGAACGGGTCACCGAACAGATCGGCGCGGCCCTGGCCGAACGGGGCGGGCGCCAGACCATCGTGTTCCGCAGCACCATGCTCCCGGGCACCTGTCTGAACCTGCTGGTGCCCATCTTGGAGAAGTACGTCGGCGGCACGGCCGGGGTGAGCTTCGGGGTGGCGGTCAACCCGGAGTTCCTGCGCGAGGGCACGAGCGTGCGCGACTTCTTCGACCCGCCCAAGACCGTCATCGGCGAGCTCGACCCGGCAAGCGGCGACGCGGTGGCGGCGCTGTACGAGGGGCTGCCCGGCGAGGTGTTCCGGGTGCCCATCCCGACCGCCGAGGCGATCAAGTACGCGGACAACGCGTTCCACGGGCTCAAGATCGGCTTCGCAAATGAAGTGGGCGCGGTGTGCCGGGCGCTCGGCGTGGACTCCCACCAGGTGATGGACGTGTTCCTCGCCGACCGCAAGCTGAACATCAGCCCCGCCTATCTGCGCCCCGGCTTCGCCTTCGGCGGCTCCTGTCTGCCCAAGGACCTGCGCAGTTTCGTGCACGCGGCGCGGCGGGCCGATGTGTCGGTCCCGATCCTCGCTCATGTGCTGCCGTCCAACTCCGACCATTTGCAGCGGGCCGTGGAGCTGGTCGAGCGCACCGGCAAACGCCGGGTGGGACTGTTCGGGCTGTCCTTCAAGCCGGGCACCGACGACCTGCGCGAGAGCCCGCTCGTCGAGCTCGCGGAGCGACTCTTCGGACGGGGCTACGACCTGCGGATCTACGACGCGAACGTGAGCCTGTCCCGGCTGATCGGCGCCAACCGCGAGTACATCGAGACCCGGCTGCCCCACCTCGCCCAGTTACTGGCGACCTCCGTGGACGACGTCCTTGACCATGCCGAGGTGTGCCTGGTCGGCACCAGGGACCCGGACGTTCTGGCCGCCCTGCCCCACGGCGGCCCGGTGCTGATCGATCTCGTCCGCGTGCCCGACGCCGATGCGCGCCGTGCCGAACCCGGGTACGTGGGCCTTGCCTGGTGA
- a CDS encoding sugar transferase — MRQGGLVSPFPSTRRRLANGVISRPAMDWEQRYRRTVITGDALATSCVVMAIGLFFGARDAANWHEKWGILSFGTELLVLGTLVVGRAWAPAVLGQGAEEFRRLGRALSTSAVVLALEGIALTSRNIKLWIFVAIPAIALVTMTERYLLRLWLHKRRKQGECLRPVLAAGSPESVRDLIIRTRKFPHLGWRVEAVCTTDGLGVDGDQLAGVPVVGRLADIAGHVRRDGYRVVAVTPDPHWSPDRLQRLAWNLEGSDVEMVVAPVLMEVAGPRLHVDAVLGIPLLRVSMPTFTGGRRAVKEVVDRLGAAILLVLFAPLMALVALLVLADSRGGAFYRQRRVGKDGREFTILKFRTMVAGADRARAELADRNEGAGLLFKLHRDPRVTRVGAVLRRYSIDELPQLLNVLTGSMSLVGPRPPLPEESAAYGPDIRRRLLVKPGLTGLWQISGRSDLPWEEAVRLDLRYVEDWSLALDTVILWKTLRAVVYGQGAY, encoded by the coding sequence ATGCGGCAGGGGGGATTAGTCAGCCCGTTTCCGTCGACGCGCAGACGTCTGGCGAACGGGGTCATCAGCCGGCCCGCGATGGACTGGGAGCAGCGGTACCGCCGTACCGTCATCACGGGCGACGCCCTGGCCACCTCATGTGTGGTGATGGCGATCGGGCTCTTCTTCGGGGCTCGCGACGCGGCCAACTGGCACGAGAAGTGGGGCATCCTCTCGTTCGGCACCGAACTGCTGGTGCTGGGAACGCTGGTGGTGGGCCGGGCCTGGGCTCCGGCCGTGCTCGGCCAGGGTGCCGAGGAATTCCGCCGGCTCGGACGCGCGCTGTCCACGTCGGCGGTGGTGCTGGCGCTGGAGGGCATCGCCCTCACCTCGCGCAACATCAAACTCTGGATCTTCGTCGCGATTCCCGCGATCGCCCTGGTCACCATGACCGAGCGCTACCTTCTGCGCCTCTGGCTGCACAAGCGACGCAAGCAGGGCGAGTGTCTGCGGCCGGTACTGGCCGCCGGGAGCCCGGAGTCCGTACGCGACCTGATCATCCGCACCCGCAAGTTCCCGCACCTGGGCTGGCGGGTGGAGGCGGTGTGCACGACGGACGGCCTCGGTGTCGACGGTGACCAGCTGGCCGGAGTGCCGGTCGTCGGCCGGCTGGCGGACATCGCGGGCCACGTCCGTCGCGACGGCTACCGGGTCGTGGCCGTCACACCTGACCCGCACTGGTCACCCGACCGGTTGCAGCGTCTGGCGTGGAACCTCGAAGGCAGCGACGTGGAGATGGTCGTGGCGCCCGTCCTCATGGAGGTGGCGGGGCCCCGGCTGCACGTCGACGCGGTGCTCGGGATCCCGCTGTTGCGCGTGAGCATGCCGACCTTCACCGGGGGACGCCGAGCGGTCAAGGAGGTCGTCGACCGGTTGGGCGCGGCGATCCTGCTGGTGCTCTTCGCACCGTTGATGGCGCTCGTGGCGCTGCTCGTCCTGGCGGACAGCCGGGGCGGCGCGTTCTACCGGCAGCGCAGGGTGGGCAAGGACGGCCGCGAGTTCACCATCCTCAAGTTCCGCACCATGGTGGCCGGGGCCGACCGTGCGCGGGCCGAGCTGGCCGACCGCAACGAGGGTGCGGGGCTGTTGTTCAAACTGCACCGGGACCCACGGGTGACCCGGGTGGGCGCGGTGCTGCGCCGCTACTCGATCGACGAGCTGCCGCAGCTCCTCAACGTACTCACCGGATCGATGTCGCTCGTCGGCCCGCGTCCTCCGCTGCCCGAGGAGTCCGCCGCGTACGGGCCCGACATTCGGCGGCGGCTGCTGGTCAAGCCGGGACTCACCGGGTTGTGGCAGATCAGCGGACGCAGTGACCTTCCCTGGGAGGAGGCGGTCCGGCTCGACCTGCGGTACGTGGAGGACTGGTCGCTCGCCCTGGACACGGTGATCTTGTGGAAGACCCTGCGTGCGGTGGTCTACGGGCAGGGGGCCTACTGA
- a CDS encoding Wzz/FepE/Etk N-terminal domain-containing protein — protein MSDDTIRLVTIGRILRRRRRFLLIIAVVGALVGYGASMLFPPRYTATASVLLPGQWEERELLTQSEIAASSAVVDRAADALGWRDVNRSELRNRVSAQASDGNIIKISATADRPARAQQLSDQVAQQFVTFAARIAGSGADSDPTSGPEALRKQVAETNQRISDLAKAADPGQTVESVQARTELEKLRTGLQEAMKKLDLADQTANKAGMVVMGPAARPTAPAPPTTTQLVVAGAVLFLLLAVVGHLAAARMNRRLRTPAEIAAALGSTLLGTVDVPQERPAHRAEGPGPRARVGRLLGVDTRWDIPIPRTWAAEAEQRIRYQRICAHLREQLPGAERLLVVVPGGDDIGRGAAERLVAEAGSTPRLRTVRVPVSQPMVPDRVTESGALVVLSVGSRTAEELADLAGACADGGHVVVGVVVAGPVRPSSAVQPSEHRAPELAVHQHAAGGSA, from the coding sequence TTGAGCGATGACACCATACGCCTGGTCACGATCGGGCGGATCCTCCGTCGCCGTCGGCGGTTTCTCCTCATCATCGCCGTGGTGGGCGCGCTCGTCGGTTACGGCGCCTCGATGCTGTTTCCGCCGCGTTACACGGCCACCGCGTCGGTCCTGCTGCCGGGGCAGTGGGAGGAGCGCGAGTTGCTGACCCAGTCGGAGATCGCGGCGAGTTCGGCGGTGGTGGACCGCGCGGCCGACGCGCTCGGCTGGCGGGACGTCAACCGGAGCGAACTGCGGAATCGGGTGAGCGCACAGGCCTCCGACGGGAACATCATCAAGATTTCCGCCACGGCCGATCGCCCGGCGCGCGCGCAGCAACTCTCCGACCAGGTCGCCCAGCAGTTCGTCACCTTCGCCGCGCGGATCGCGGGCAGCGGCGCCGACTCCGATCCGACGTCGGGACCCGAGGCCCTGCGCAAACAGGTGGCGGAGACCAATCAGCGCATCAGCGACCTCGCCAAGGCGGCCGACCCCGGACAGACCGTGGAGAGCGTGCAGGCCCGCACCGAACTGGAGAAGCTGCGCACCGGGCTGCAAGAGGCGATGAAGAAGCTGGACCTGGCCGACCAGACCGCCAACAAGGCCGGCATGGTCGTCATGGGCCCGGCGGCCCGGCCGACCGCCCCCGCGCCACCGACCACGACGCAACTCGTCGTCGCCGGGGCGGTGTTGTTCCTCCTGCTCGCGGTCGTCGGCCATCTCGCCGCCGCACGGATGAACCGCCGACTGCGTACGCCGGCGGAGATCGCCGCCGCGCTGGGCTCGACGCTGCTCGGGACCGTCGACGTACCCCAGGAGCGTCCCGCGCACCGCGCCGAGGGCCCAGGTCCGCGGGCTCGGGTCGGCCGCCTGCTCGGAGTCGACACCCGGTGGGACATCCCGATCCCACGGACCTGGGCCGCCGAGGCCGAACAGCGGATCCGCTACCAGCGGATCTGTGCCCATCTGCGCGAGCAACTGCCGGGCGCGGAGCGGCTGTTGGTGGTCGTGCCGGGCGGGGACGACATCGGCCGAGGGGCCGCGGAGCGGCTCGTGGCCGAGGCCGGGAGCACCCCGCGGCTGCGGACGGTGCGCGTCCCGGTGTCCCAGCCGATGGTGCCGGACCGCGTCACCGAGTCCGGCGCCCTCGTCGTGCTGAGCGTGGGCAGCCGCACCGCGGAGGAACTCGCGGACCTCGCCGGGGCGTGCGCGGACGGCGGACATGTCGTCGTCGGTGTCGTGGTCGCCGGTCCGGTCCGGCCCTCCTCCGCCGTCCAGCCATCGGAGCACCGAGCTCCCGAGCTCGCGGTTCACCAGCACGCGGCGGGGGGTTCTGCGTGA
- a CDS encoding glycosyltransferase family 4 protein, producing the protein MRAVPNPGTWALPGDAQGGDRRGRRALILVENLSVPFDRRVWQECTTLREAGWRVDVICPRGRTRDTEAEAEIDGVRIHRYPLRAATAGPAGYLREYGSALWHTVRLARRVGPVDVVHACNPPDLLFLPALWLKRRGARFVFDQHDLVPELYLSRFDRGEDLLYRAVCALERLTYRAADVVLATNESYRDVALRRGGRRPQDVFVVRSAPASDRFQPVPPEPELKRGKPHLLCYLGVMGPQDGVDYALRALAKLRDEIGRADWHAVFIGAGDAFDEMVRLSERLGLTDQVQFTGRIPDADLVRYLSTADVCLSPDPHNPLNDVSTMNKVLEYMAMGRPIVSFDLREARVSAGDAAVYAPANDEAQFARLIGELLDDPERRARMGKVGQERIGGELSWRNSQRSLLAAYAAACRDRVPPTPDTPARQTGEGEGRAVER; encoded by the coding sequence ATGCGCGCCGTGCCGAACCCGGGTACGTGGGCCTTGCCTGGTGACGCGCAGGGTGGCGACCGGCGGGGCCGGCGCGCGCTGATCCTGGTGGAGAACCTGTCGGTGCCCTTCGACCGGCGGGTCTGGCAGGAGTGCACGACGCTGCGCGAGGCGGGCTGGAGGGTGGACGTCATCTGCCCCCGGGGGCGGACCCGGGACACGGAGGCGGAGGCGGAGATCGACGGGGTGCGGATCCACCGCTATCCCCTGCGGGCGGCCACCGCGGGCCCGGCCGGCTATCTGCGGGAGTACGGATCGGCGCTGTGGCACACGGTTCGGCTCGCCCGCAGGGTCGGCCCGGTCGATGTGGTCCACGCCTGCAACCCGCCCGACCTGCTGTTCCTGCCGGCCCTGTGGCTCAAGCGGCGCGGCGCCCGCTTCGTCTTCGACCAGCACGACCTGGTGCCCGAGCTGTACCTGTCCCGGTTCGACCGCGGCGAGGACCTGCTCTACCGCGCCGTGTGCGCCCTTGAACGGCTGACCTATCGGGCCGCGGACGTCGTGCTCGCCACCAACGAGAGCTATCGGGACGTCGCGTTGCGACGCGGCGGCCGACGGCCTCAGGACGTGTTCGTGGTGCGCAGCGCCCCCGCGAGCGACCGCTTCCAACCGGTGCCGCCCGAACCGGAGTTGAAGCGGGGCAAGCCGCATCTGCTGTGCTACCTCGGCGTCATGGGGCCGCAGGACGGCGTCGACTACGCCCTGCGGGCCCTCGCGAAGCTGCGTGACGAGATCGGCCGCGCGGACTGGCACGCGGTGTTCATCGGTGCCGGTGACGCCTTCGATGAGATGGTGCGGCTGTCCGAGCGGCTCGGTCTCACCGACCAGGTGCAGTTCACGGGACGGATTCCGGACGCCGACCTGGTGCGCTACCTGTCCACAGCTGACGTGTGCCTCTCCCCCGACCCGCACAATCCGCTCAACGACGTGTCGACCATGAACAAGGTCCTGGAGTACATGGCGATGGGCCGGCCGATCGTCTCGTTCGACCTGCGGGAGGCACGGGTCTCCGCCGGTGACGCCGCCGTCTACGCACCCGCCAACGACGAGGCCCAATTCGCCCGTCTCATCGGCGAGTTGCTCGACGATCCGGAGCGGCGGGCCCGGATGGGCAAGGTCGGCCAGGAGCGGATCGGCGGGGAGCTTTCCTGGCGGAACTCCCAGCGATCGCTGCTGGCGGCCTACGCCGCCGCCTGCCGTGACCGCGTCCCGCCGACGCCGGACACCCCGGCCCGGCAGACCGGCGAAGGAGAGGGCCGCGCCGTTGAGCGATGA
- the asnB gene encoding asparagine synthase (glutamine-hydrolyzing): MCGIAGTYRWPDGKLVTDRLTDTLAHRGPDGAGHYSHPLGDGDVHLGHRRLAIIDLSETGAQPMVSGGLALTYNGELYNSPELRAELTAKGVRFRGTSDTEVLLEAWRHWGTDCLPRLRGMFAFAVFDERTGELVLARDQLGIKPLFLLRRGAGLVFASELKALAAVDGAALEVDHTALVASLLYYWVPDSRCAFRDVEKLPPGSWLRCRPDGRVERGRFWNLKDVAAEGRERALDGERPDLAAVVEESTRRHLLSDVPVATFLSGGLDSSLLTALASRHQPGISAYTIGFRAEDAKFEAMPDDLRYARQVAERFGVELHEIEIAPNVLDLLPRMTYHLDEPIGDPAAINTFLICSAAREAGIKVMLSGMGADELFAGYRKHLANVLALRYQRVPRPLRRGLSSAVDRLPVATSRRGFRSVRFAKRFLSFADLPEETAFRRSYTLYDQEELLALVNPDLSGAVQDVLTEHADVYRDNDLDDFVNRMCLGDTRMFLPGLNLAYTDRSSMAASTEVRVPYVDVEVVKAAFAIPGDRKIVGRQGKAALKEAATSILPREIVYRPKGLFSAPLRAWMSRDLAPLVREVVHDGVLVRSGLLRRDALARMVAQDAAGQRDFSKHLWHVLTLEHWYREATSGSGGSTRTAGTEHG, translated from the coding sequence ATGTGTGGCATCGCAGGCACCTACCGGTGGCCGGACGGGAAGCTCGTGACCGACCGGCTCACCGACACCCTCGCCCACCGCGGCCCGGACGGCGCGGGCCACTACAGCCACCCGCTGGGGGACGGCGACGTACACCTGGGGCACCGCAGGCTCGCCATCATCGACCTGTCCGAGACCGGCGCCCAGCCGATGGTGTCGGGCGGACTGGCCCTGACATACAACGGCGAGCTGTACAACTCACCTGAATTGCGGGCCGAGTTGACGGCCAAGGGGGTCCGCTTTCGCGGTACGTCCGACACCGAGGTGCTGTTGGAGGCCTGGCGGCACTGGGGCACGGACTGTCTGCCCCGGCTGCGCGGCATGTTCGCGTTCGCGGTCTTCGACGAGCGGACCGGTGAGCTGGTGCTCGCCCGCGACCAGCTCGGCATCAAACCGCTGTTCCTGCTGCGGCGCGGGGCGGGCCTGGTGTTCGCCTCCGAACTCAAGGCGCTCGCCGCCGTGGACGGCGCGGCGCTCGAGGTGGACCACACAGCTCTGGTGGCCTCGCTCCTGTACTACTGGGTGCCGGATTCGCGCTGTGCCTTCCGGGACGTGGAGAAGCTGCCGCCGGGGAGCTGGCTGAGGTGCCGTCCCGACGGCCGGGTGGAGCGCGGCCGGTTCTGGAACCTGAAGGACGTGGCCGCCGAAGGCCGCGAGCGGGCCCTCGACGGTGAGCGGCCGGACCTGGCCGCCGTGGTCGAGGAGTCGACACGGCGGCACCTGCTGTCCGACGTACCGGTGGCGACCTTCCTCTCGGGCGGTCTCGACTCCAGTCTCCTCACCGCGCTGGCGAGCCGGCATCAGCCCGGGATCTCCGCCTACACGATCGGGTTCCGCGCCGAGGACGCCAAGTTCGAGGCGATGCCGGACGATCTGCGCTACGCCCGGCAGGTCGCCGAGCGGTTCGGCGTCGAACTGCACGAGATCGAGATCGCTCCGAACGTGCTCGACCTGCTGCCGCGGATGACGTACCACCTGGACGAGCCGATCGGTGACCCCGCGGCGATCAACACCTTCCTGATCTGCTCGGCCGCCCGGGAAGCCGGGATCAAGGTGATGCTGTCCGGGATGGGGGCCGACGAGCTGTTCGCCGGGTACCGCAAGCACCTGGCCAATGTGCTGGCGCTGCGCTATCAACGGGTGCCGCGGCCCCTGCGGCGGGGGCTGTCCTCGGCCGTGGACCGGCTTCCGGTCGCCACCTCCCGCAGGGGGTTCAGGTCGGTGCGCTTCGCGAAACGGTTCCTGTCCTTCGCCGATCTGCCGGAGGAGACCGCCTTTCGGCGCAGCTACACCCTGTACGACCAGGAGGAGTTGCTCGCACTGGTCAATCCGGACCTGTCCGGGGCCGTCCAGGACGTGCTGACCGAGCACGCGGACGTCTACCGGGACAACGACCTCGACGACTTCGTCAACCGCATGTGCCTGGGCGACACACGGATGTTCCTGCCGGGCCTGAACCTCGCCTACACCGACCGGTCGAGCATGGCCGCCTCGACGGAGGTGCGGGTGCCCTATGTGGACGTCGAGGTGGTGAAGGCGGCGTTCGCGATCCCGGGTGACCGCAAGATCGTCGGACGGCAGGGCAAGGCCGCCCTCAAGGAGGCGGCCACCTCGATCCTGCCCCGGGAGATCGTCTACCGGCCCAAGGGGCTGTTCAGCGCCCCCCTGCGCGCCTGGATGAGCCGGGATCTCGCGCCGCTGGTGCGCGAGGTGGTGCACGACGGGGTGCTCGTGCGTTCCGGGTTGCTGCGCCGGGACGCGCTGGCCCGGATGGTCGCCCAGGACGCCGCCGGGCAGCGGGACTTCTCCAAGCATCTGTGGCACGTGCTGACGCTCGAGCACTGGTACCGCGAGGCGACCTCCGGTTCCGGCGGGAGCACGCGCACGGCGGGCACGGAACACGGCTGA